The DNA window gcTGTGTAAGCATGGACTAAGAAAGAActtatggaaattttttttatgtttttcatcaaattaccgTAGTATTTTACTTATGATATAGTACATtacttatgatataattctctgaaatttcttcttatggtCCGTAGCTATATATTATcgtatatagtaatttttattataaaattttctttgtgcatgtttataaaaaaaaaagattaaaaattgacttcaaaaatatatcaagtaaaacttattcataattattatcattatatacttttacatgaaaaaatttctaatcgggctattatattattacctGATATATCTCTTACTTCTTTCTAAcacttttccttttcttctttcttacactctctctctctctctctctctctctctctctctctctctctctctctctctctctctctctctctctctctctctctctctccctccctccctctatttctccccccctccttctcttcttcttcacCCGTCtgtcttgtaaaaaaaatatttctcatacATACATGCAGATTTAAcatatactttataaataatgcattatataaatcagcaattataatttatatttaactagTGTATTAAATAAACCGGTTTCGTGTTTTAGGTCGTCTAAATTCTGTAATcgagtatttttaaataaaaaaagtgcactttattttagaatcaataaaaaatctatttaaaaaattatttaaaaaataaaattttgatttaagcGGTACTTTAAGGATCTTAAATGATGCTTCTTTATACTCTCTATCAACAAAAGACAAATATATGCgcacacatttttttctggattatacatatttatagaaaagttTACGAACTATAAACCATATTTATAATCTGATTTTATATCTAAATCCGATTTAAATTCCGGTTCTAGGCAGTCCAAGAGTTTTATTCAATccataaaataatcatatagtGTTTGAGATAGACGTAAAACCTTAAATGTAGGATTGGactatgaattttatattttcgatGAATATGCATAAGTTTGCTAACATAATTCGGATTTGTTCGTGATCAGTTTtcgaatattacaaaattgtacatGCTCTGTCCTTTAGATTTTTCCTTTTGGTCTTACTATTCCTAGAACAAAACAAACTACTTACAAGCAAacgaaacaaattaaaaataacagattgtaaattgtttattaataatatttgcaagATATTTGCAGACAGATATCCATATCAGAAAACAAATcgcaatttatgtatttacaaaTTGTTATCCGATGAAGACGCAATTAATAAGTTACGTCATGAAAAGCGATTATTTTagtttgtgtaaaatatttgttagacGTAACTTATGTATAAGATTTGTAGAGTCTTGCaatgtttttatcttttgataACAAGAAAATATCACGTTTATAGTTAAAATACTGAATGACCGGAATGGAAAATGTGAATTCCTAAAAACCCACGCAGTAAGAAATGTGTTACTTAATacttatagaattttatacgAAGTCTGGATGCTTTTCTGTTAATGAAATAACgggattttaaatttgaaattaaaattatgttttttaaaattggaattatgataaaacttatatatagtaatttattaacaattctttttaattagtacataatttgcatttatgtTTTATGGGATTTCTTcagttgtttaaaaaattaatagaaacttATAGAAATTGCAAACgcgtactaaaaaatatattgatactaaatgtaaatatataataaaaatatattgatactAACTGTTATtgatactaaaaattattttaattattagtataaaatacaatcgctactataaagttattatttttactcaaTTAATATAGATACGCTCACTCCTGCTATTTGCAGTTGCTATGTAATAAAGAATCGTGCCACACTGTACATATTTACGTACGACATATATTATGTCAAATTGTTGAAACTCACGAAATTTCAGTTCACGTGCACATGCACAGATGTTAACGTTGATTTCGATATTTCTACATGCGGAACATGTACAATCAGTTCATGCGATCGCCCGCACGACTTCATTACATATGTCCACTTGTTCGGCCAAGCGTAGCTTTGGAAATTCCCAATTGCTGCATAATGGGCGATTTAACCAAACATTCTTTTTAGAGGATTACCTTGGTTAAATATAGAATTgactataaaaaaagagaagttaatataagaaattaaatttaaaacgtaattttaatctttttttaaaaatattctttaatataaatttctaaatataaacatttttttaagatatttctttttaataatgtgttttaaggaaaatattttaaataaataaataaataattatttgcttaATTATATGCGCAGGAGaaaatgcattaaattaaaagaaaaagttacgTATAAcacaaaacaaaacatttgagtttattatataaaaatgtcatgctttattacagaaagaaatttgaatttttagatGTGGTGGAGAAACGACTACAAATTATTCTCAATGAAGGTTCTAAAACTGTTATGgatttcaataatatgaaacCAGAAGTACCGCCTTTCTATGATGAAAAGAAGTTCCGATTGGGGCAGCAAGCTTTCTACAATAATGTGTTCTCTATGATGATTGCAAAACTTTGCGGCCTCGTATCCCTCCTAGCTATTTCAACCATATTGGATGTAGTTATGTTCACCAAAAAGAGCGGTACTCCTTGTTTGGCGTATCGCAGATATGCGGAGACAATTCTTCATACATTCGTATGGCATGAAAAGGATCCCAAAAGCAAACCTAATGAGTAAGACTCGAATAAAAGAagataagaatattattatatacataaatgctgtggaagaaataatataaaaaattttttaaacaaaaataatattaaaaataaatatttaattatcaaatatagaATGTATATATGACACAGCAgaataagttataaattttcaaaattgtaataaaaataaaaagaatagtaACACATAATAAAGGAGAAACCAGCCCGTTTTTATGTAGTACAAAATTttggattttataattattaagaatataaaaagtagTTATTAGATAAAAAGAACTCGATCCACaaagtcaaaattaattattagtctAGATGTCATAATATTACTTAAGCGCTCTGCATGATAAAgcgcttttattaataagtgactgacaaaatattttcgcTTATTATTCAGCTTATACTCTGTCatcatattaatgttattttagacTATAACATCAACATTAAGGTAAAGATGAATATAGCTCCGTACaaaattgatgaaaattaCATATGGATGTCTATAACAAATCAGTGATTACTATTGATTCTTTACAGACTTAAGCCTCTACACCGCATTAAGATTgtgattattataaagattctaaaaattctttattttattatctttttattatatgctcctttagattcttttttaagttttttttaattgcgtgTTTTTTTCAACGGTCTTTCGATCGTATAGCGCCCAGTCTCTTCGAAATTATACAATGtagaatatattcttaaatcttaagtctaatatgttaaaatcttaaaactAATTCTACatcactaatatttttttaaacagttcTACTCGAAGgtatcaaaaaattgattagtGCCCGCGAGATCACCATagattctaataaaaaaatatcatacaGGATGTGTCAATAATGTACCAATTTTTAAACTGTATTCACTTTGATTGATAATATCTGTTGtctaaaataatgttaatattgatataaatgcaAAGCAGTATAATGAGCAAATACATCTTATTGTATGCtgtactttataaattttattttaaaaaatctgattttatttatttataattgattcttttgttttattataatttaatataatatatttattacaatgcgAGAGATTTCTgcagaatttatattatgttgaGTGTCtgtaaaacacacacacatacataaacaaaatgtaataagtATAACTATGTATAATAACTAGTCAAATGATTGTAGATTCTTGGAATCCATAAAAATCGTACGTCGAAAACACTGTGTTGCGTTCAAAAAAAGCACCGAAGCTGGTGTTCATAAGCCAACGCAATTGGACATGGTACTCGCTCAGTTTGGATTTATTGGATATAGTTTAGTAAGCCAGGAATATCTTGGAATAAAAACCACTCCCGAGGAAATGGAGGGCGTAGTGCATGTTTGGAGGGTCATCGGCAGTATGCTTGGGATGGATGACAAGTTTGTATTCACAGACTATCTAAGACTATCTTACTAGTTTTGATTAGCTTAATTGGCGATTTAAGAATAATCAATTGCGAAATTTAAAACTGATcgtattttgtttttcttgtttttgtgcaaattataatttatttacataaaatagaatacttttaattaataattaataattttttaattaaaataattaaaagttaaatcaGAAGTGATCAGTTTTAAACTTAGATAGCAAGTTATAAGTTTAATCGACTGATTAGATTAGGTGGAATTGGGAGATTAgctaaaaattagattatttgttattttttaaagaaaatgacaATTACTGTACGTATTACGCATGTATAGGTGACCTCACCTTTAGACTTTTAAAATGAGAGACGGAAGAGGCAGTTAGCGATCTAGTTGCAGTATACATGTTTGTGTTTGTatcttttatacttattttttattgcatagaATAGGCTAACGCGCGGAAAGCATAAGTAATGGCGGACCATCATCAGAGATGTTTTATGAAGATagtttattaaagatattttaatttgtgatttATCGACATTTACACTTAAATCCGTTTACGCAATTCACAAATGTTTGCctttttagatttaatctCTGCACGGGAACCGTCGATGAAACCCGCGCCCTTTGTCAAAGACTATTGGAAGACGTTTTCGTTCCTAGCTTGGCAAATAGGAACGAGCATTTCAATCATATGGGCAATGTGATGCTGCAGAGTCTCTGGCCCATTAATCAAAATATCGACCCACTAGCATTCACTGCCTTCACACTTTACTTGGCTTCTTCGACTGCGCGTAATAATAATCACTCCATTGAAATGGGTAACCTAATGAGAATTTTAAGCTGATATAAATAGAGTATATGAACGAAAGTCACAGTTTCAAGagaatattttagttttgaGCGCAAAAGCATTTTGCctatatttggaaaattttttttaaataagctgctgttatttttttacgcaCATCTACTTTTACACACatctatttgtatttatttaataaatatttaaaaattttaattttgctaaatgttttttgtatttacatacatacaataaataatatataataatgttttttagatACCACGACAATGCCGTTTTATAGTTGGTATTTGTTCAACCTCCAACACTTTGTGGTAAAGTATTTGATGCGACCTAGTGCCTGGTGGTCTCCATTCTTtcgtgcaatttttaatagtttaatgcGACTTTCAATTTTCTTCCTCAAAAATTTTCCCCTCTTTGCTTATTGGTTATACGGAAAAAAGTACGCAAATGTCGAAATATTACATCATCACTTtgactaaaaatttaatcaaactaACGAAAGATATTGGCATTCTGAATATGAGTATTAATAAAAGGAAAATCCATATAAATGCGACTATGaatgcatttattaattaatttatcgttGCATATAAGTACAggttattaatttaacgaaaaatattaaacatttaacgatgttttttacaaaaaagaaaaaagacaatataatatacatgcagttatatttaaatgcgttctcaaaaaaatatattgcgtgcattttatgaaatatgcaTTATGCTCAAcagtatataaatatgctCACCAGTATACTTACACATATAATAAGACTAAACAGTGCACAGTATTCAcactaatataattacatcatAATTATGgtgtaattatgataaaattataatataattatagtaattgcAATTATGGTATTTGTAATTACAAACTATTCTGaagtttttaaatgtatagtTTGAAAGTAAAATCATGCTCAATTGTTGATAAGTGATGGTATAATAATTgctagaataatataaatagttaaaatatttttatttatttaaagagtcattttattttgacaaCTTCAACAAAtcgattgtatttttattgcatttttaaaagtatatgtatTTGAGAATATATTCCCAAAGTTTTATGAAGGATGTTCGATAgtttttgcacaattttttattactgaaaactttaaacgcgtttttttcaaaatcacattttttaatgagacgggtaaaaatcttaaaaattatttaactaatcactctgaaattttaacagcCTGTTCTACACATGTATAATCTAtactagaattaaaaatatttattttattatactgtaaacatagataaatattttagcaattttttgtttgtctctcaaaaaatgtttccatcattttgttaattttatatgaaatcaATTGATTGAGGTAGGGGCGATAGCCATTGTCACACAAATTAAGAATCTTTTTGGCTTTTTATTTCTGACCattcaaagtaaaaatatttgtcccGCCATGAATTTTGAGGTgctattttcaattatatataaatgcataaaaataattttttttattacaaaaaattttattagaaagtcaaagaattaattagaaaaaaaaaattcctgaaAAATTGCCTTTTTAAAAAGTCGTTAAAGTAAAATGATCTTTTAAGCTGAATTGAATTATGttgttgttttaatttttaatttagttgttaaaattaaataatatttttgttgtgttattagcactataattacacttttaaattatacaacatatttacaagttaataAACGATTATATTCTGATAACAttttgtaagtaaaaataaaaaaatatatatacaacttatatatgtatacgtatatttttaaaaatgtattttattatgttgtaataaaaaaaaatttcattaaattttctattttaaaatattttgactgtttatcacaaatatataatataaaatcgtttttatttttattattaaaatgtttgctTGGGCTtccaaaattattctttaatatataaagaaatatttttcttaattgaatatatttaagttataaattaattatagttagttataatttttacatattgtgtatatatttgtacatacattGTTTATATCAACTAAACACTACAGAcgcgcgctgcgcgcgcggtaattttttaattttttactgtttaaaaataaattgtaacggTAAttgtacactgagagaaaaatgtcgaagtattgagaaccaaatattttttataactttgtgATAACAGCTTCTCATGAAGTTATTGTAGTAAAAGATAAATCAATTCacagaaaatcgattttgcagaaaattgATGACAACATTTCGATAGATACGACTATCGATTTCATTCCTCTTTTAAGAGTGAATAacgtaatatttctaaatattacaattgtagtaaaaaatttataattttaaatgtcttgctaaaatattttttataataacgttatataaaaagttaagaaatatatttttaaaatataaaaatataaaatgtcataaaatcatctctttctctctctccttctcccgCTCTCTTACTTTTGACTATTTTGCTACTTTTTAgctttacaattaataatagatattaaaattgtcttatttactttttataatgtcTCTCCTTACGTTTCTCTTTTTGGTACACAAATACCTTTTAACATTGCACTGAATGACATATATCCAtctaatttttcaatactacTTATATCATTTACAAGTAGATATATTGGATTGTCTGTAAAATAACGagaacattaattataacaatttttctactgttatttgctttttttatttaataataaaattataagtatatattaccTGTTTGCATGATAcctattacttttattttgtctCCTTTTTCTATACCACGTGTAAGATAATCAGTGtaagaaaaatcttttatatgaatttctaATTTGTATGTGCCGTCTGTAATTGATCCACAgccaattaatttatttaacttgtCATCGTAGATTTccataaaattagattttatataacctCTCAACactgtaaaatatacatgtaatatatttttaaattaaaacgaattaaataaactacaaattaaatataaatataattaatacaataacttACTAATGCGTCCTGAAGTATTCAGTACTTGACATAGTTTAGTTGGAATAGGCTTAGTTAATTCGTAGTTACCCAAATTTGTTACTACACTATTTCctctaattattaattggtATGGAACAGTTCCATTATTATACTCTAAATTAGGTATTGTTTGAACGCCATCTAAATGAACAATCTAAatacaaattgttaaaatataaaacatatatatattttaaaatatattattggaaAGCCGTAATTATATGATAGAAACGTAATAacaaatgtgaaaataatagTAACTGTTTTACTGATGTAACACGATtcgaaaagaattatttaatattaaaagataatttgcatttaaatatttacagaatGTAGCTTCATAcaacgtaaaatatataaattatctccAATATTGTTGCTCTTTGCTATGACTGGGACACGTTTTCCATTTccgttatttaaataa is part of the Monomorium pharaonis isolate MP-MQ-018 chromosome 2, ASM1337386v2, whole genome shotgun sequence genome and encodes:
- the LOC105838919 gene encoding uncharacterized protein LOC105838919; protein product: MENERIQKEIEETDLIDLITPNEVFDTIQMYDSTIEVIGYVDSIEPSHNKEIDLKNEYFKFYLNNGNGKRVPVIAKSNNIGDNLYILRCMKLHSIVHLDGVQTIPNLEYNNGTVPYQLIIRGNSVVTNLGNYELTKPIPTKLCQVLNTSGRIMLRGYIKSNFMEIYDDKLNKLIGCGSITDGTYKLEIHIKDFSYTDYLTRGIEKGDKIKVIGIMQTDNPIYLLVNDISSIEKLDGYMSFSAMLKGICVPKRET
- the LOC105838916 gene encoding uncharacterized protein LOC105838916; protein product: MTDNSLDNPVVTDVVEKRLQIILNEGSKTVMDFNNMKPEVPPFYDEKKFRLGQQAFYNNVFSMMIAKLCGLVSLLAISTILDVVMFTKKSGTPCLAYRRYAETILHTFVWHEKDPKSKPNEFLESIKIVRRKHCVAFKKSTEAGVHKPTQLDMVLAQFGFIGYSLVSQEYLGIKTTPEEMEGVVHVWRVIGSMLGMDDKFNLCTGTVDETRALCQRLLEDVFVPSLANRNEHFNHMGNVMLQSLWPINQNIDPLAFTAFTLYLASSTARNNNHSIEMDTTTMPFYSWYLFNLQHFVVKYLMRPSAWWSPFFRAIFNSLMRLSIFFLKNFPLFAYWLYGKKYANVEILHHHFD